The following coding sequences are from one Beggiatoa alba B18LD window:
- the recB gene encoding exodeoxyribonuclease V subunit beta translates to MSHTHLKLDPLTVPLTATNLIEASAGTGKTHTITILFLRLLLEKKLAINQILVVTFTEAATKELRDRIRKRIRDTLNIFQKKQAGEPIEANEITDSLLITCQANLGEASERLRHALRGFDEAAIFTIHGFCRQILRDNAFESGMLFDTELLTDQRLLIQEIVEDFWRQHFYIAKPLFISYLQAKKLKEPKDLLKTIDNGKHIGQPHLKVIPELNAVIDLDKAEESYLKAFHVAKSCWEKNQAEIQDLLVNNNSLSNSQYKRENIPTWCEALSGFFCYDKLNLNLPEKFEKFTPDALKKGTNKNGTTPQHEFFNNAENLQLAHQQLSQQYNDYLLTLKTKLFTVVETKLNKKKRLKNVQSFDDLLTNLAKTLATDTGENLATRIRHQFPAALIDEFQDTDPTQYSIFNRIYNDDTNSILFLIGDPKQAIYGFRGADIFAYIEAAQQVKNRYTLQTNWRSTAPLVTAINSLFIQRPNPFIFEKIGFSAVDASPKLADKPLLINEQETAPLHIWFTYPKPADNAENTDIETPSQKPESKKKSGSKKDNDSPKVLTKEWANNYIPNAVGAEIIDLLNQSLAGKARIGDRPIEASDIAILVRTNGQAQEIQKKFSQLGLQSVLYSQESVFKSPEALQIERLLLAIAEPTRETLIKAALTTDLLGFTGDALYILLNDERQWQKRLKTLFSYHLAWQTQGFIQMFRHFLVMEKVPERLLSHADGERRLTNVLHLAEILQKAVMQEKLGLTGLCNWLTKQRELAEEEKSNEEQQLRLESDEQLIKIITIHKSKGLEYPIIFCPYIWDGKIFNKKSSQILFHAPNDLSQRILDLGSTEQENNRLYATREEMAENLRLFYVAVTRAAYRCYLIWGAINDADTSPLAHLLYDDITQQIKISDKSDKSENNSWLKEPFDLNLRQPLEQLAKQAPQAIQLNELKTETVNPFQRTITDKKELTARYFTGNCHDDWRVSSYSGLLKSKGDTERPDYDDAISDKNIDIRVNQRDANNVFTFPRGAKAGRFLHHLLENIDFTDINPEEINRLLVLYGFDAGKYTEFVQYWLLDILHTPLEVQQPDLILANIQREQRLNELEFYYPVKQFTIEGLRRLFEEQGQTFPAIFRDSVENLTFAPQQGFMKGSIDMIFQTSGKFYLIDYKSNLLGTKTDAYHHSKLAQAMESEAYYLQYIIYLVALHRYLQNRLPNYNYEQHIGGVYYLFLRGMNPSTGANYGIFRDKPSADFINQLSAYLA, encoded by the coding sequence ATGTCTCACACCCATCTAAAATTAGACCCGTTAACCGTTCCACTAACTGCCACAAACTTAATCGAAGCCAGTGCAGGCACGGGGAAAACCCACACCATAACCATCCTATTTTTACGGTTACTGCTAGAAAAAAAATTAGCGATTAATCAAATACTCGTCGTTACCTTTACCGAAGCCGCAACTAAAGAACTCCGTGACCGCATTCGCAAACGCATCCGCGATACCCTCAATATTTTCCAAAAAAAACAAGCGGGAGAACCAATAGAAGCGAATGAAATCACCGATAGCTTACTCATCACTTGCCAAGCCAATTTAGGCGAAGCCAGCGAACGCTTACGCCACGCCCTACGCGGATTCGACGAAGCAGCAATATTTACCATTCACGGCTTTTGTCGGCAAATTCTCCGCGATAATGCGTTTGAAAGTGGCATGTTATTCGACACAGAATTACTCACCGACCAACGCCTATTAATTCAAGAAATCGTCGAAGACTTTTGGCGACAACATTTTTATATCGCAAAACCTCTATTTATTAGCTATTTACAAGCTAAAAAGCTGAAAGAGCCAAAGGACTTACTAAAAACCATCGACAATGGGAAACACATTGGACAACCCCATTTAAAAGTCATTCCTGAATTAAATGCGGTTATAGATTTAGACAAAGCAGAAGAAAGCTATTTAAAAGCCTTTCATGTTGCAAAAAGTTGTTGGGAAAAAAATCAAGCTGAAATTCAAGATTTATTAGTCAATAATAATTCACTGAGTAATTCTCAATACAAAAGGGAGAATATTCCAACATGGTGTGAAGCACTATCAGGCTTTTTCTGCTATGACAAACTTAACTTAAATCTACCTGAAAAATTTGAGAAATTTACTCCTGATGCTTTAAAAAAAGGAACAAACAAGAACGGCACAACCCCCCAACACGAATTTTTCAACAACGCGGAAAACCTCCAACTAGCCCACCAACAACTGAGCCAACAATATAATGATTATCTACTCACGCTAAAAACCAAACTATTCACCGTTGTAGAAACCAAACTCAACAAGAAAAAACGCCTAAAAAACGTTCAATCCTTTGATGACCTCCTCACCAACCTTGCCAAAACCCTAGCAACCGACACAGGCGAAAACCTCGCTACACGCATTCGCCACCAATTTCCCGCCGCACTTATCGACGAATTTCAAGACACCGACCCCACGCAATACAGCATATTCAACCGCATATACAACGATGATACAAACAGCATTCTGTTTCTCATCGGCGACCCCAAACAAGCCATTTACGGCTTTCGTGGAGCGGACATCTTTGCCTATATCGAAGCCGCGCAACAAGTCAAAAACCGCTACACCCTACAAACCAATTGGCGGTCAACTGCGCCACTTGTCACCGCTATCAATAGCCTTTTTATCCAAAGACCCAACCCATTTATTTTTGAAAAAATAGGCTTTTCTGCCGTAGATGCCTCCCCAAAACTTGCCGATAAACCTTTACTGATTAACGAACAAGAAACCGCACCGCTACACATCTGGTTTACCTACCCAAAACCCGCAGACAATGCAGAAAATACAGACATCGAAACGCCTTCCCAAAAACCAGAAAGCAAAAAAAAGAGCGGTTCTAAAAAAGACAATGACAGCCCAAAGGTATTAACGAAAGAATGGGCAAATAACTACATACCCAACGCAGTCGGCGCAGAAATTATCGACTTACTCAACCAATCCCTTGCAGGAAAAGCCCGCATTGGCGACCGTCCCATAGAAGCCAGCGATATCGCTATACTTGTGCGCACTAACGGACAAGCCCAAGAAATACAAAAAAAATTCAGCCAGCTAGGACTACAAAGCGTCCTTTATAGTCAAGAAAGCGTTTTTAAATCCCCCGAAGCCCTGCAAATTGAACGCCTTTTACTCGCTATTGCTGAACCTACCCGCGAAACCTTGATAAAAGCCGCCTTAACAACGGATTTACTCGGCTTCACAGGCGATGCACTTTACATCCTGCTCAACGATGAACGCCAATGGCAAAAACGCTTAAAAACCCTATTTTCTTACCATTTAGCATGGCAAACACAAGGCTTTATCCAAATGTTTCGCCATTTCTTAGTGATGGAAAAAGTGCCCGAACGCTTATTAAGCCATGCCGACGGTGAACGCCGTTTAACCAACGTTTTACACCTTGCCGAAATTCTGCAAAAAGCGGTTATGCAAGAAAAGCTAGGATTAACAGGACTCTGTAACTGGCTCACTAAACAACGCGAATTAGCCGAAGAGGAAAAGAGTAACGAAGAACAACAATTACGCCTAGAAAGTGATGAGCAGTTGATTAAAATCATCACTATTCATAAAAGTAAAGGGCTTGAATATCCTATTATTTTCTGCCCTTATATTTGGGATGGAAAAATATTTAACAAAAAATCCTCACAAATTCTATTCCATGCCCCAAATGACCTAAGCCAACGCATTTTAGATTTAGGTTCAACCGAACAAGAAAATAATCGCCTCTATGCAACCCGCGAAGAAATGGCGGAAAACCTACGTTTATTTTATGTTGCTGTTACCCGTGCTGCCTATCGCTGCTATTTAATCTGGGGCGCGATTAATGACGCAGACACCTCACCATTAGCACATTTACTCTATGACGACATCACACAACAAATAAAAATATCAGATAAATCAGATAAATCGGAAAATAATAGCTGGCTCAAAGAACCTTTTGATTTAAACCTACGCCAACCCCTAGAACAACTGGCTAAACAAGCACCGCAAGCAATACAACTTAATGAACTTAAAACAGAAACGGTCAACCCTTTTCAACGCACGATTACCGATAAAAAGGAATTAACTGCACGTTATTTTACAGGTAACTGTCATGATGATTGGCGCGTGTCCAGCTATTCAGGACTATTAAAAAGTAAAGGTGACACCGAACGCCCCGACTATGACGACGCTATCAGCGACAAAAACATAGACATCAGAGTTAATCAACGCGACGCTAACAATGTTTTTACCTTCCCGCGTGGCGCGAAAGCAGGGCGATTTTTACACCACTTATTAGAAAACATCGATTTTACAGACATTAATCCAGAAGAAATCAATAGATTATTAGTGCTATATGGTTTTGATGCGGGGAAATATACGGAATTCGTTCAATACTGGTTATTAGACATATTACACACGCCTTTAGAAGTGCAACAACCTGACTTAATTCTGGCAAATATTCAGCGGGAACAACGCCTAAACGAACTCGAATTTTACTACCCCGTTAAACAATTCACTATCGAAGGATTGCGCAGACTATTTGAGGAACAAGGGCAAACTTTCCCTGCAATTTTTCGGGATTCTGTAGAAAATTTAACATTTGCGCCACAACAGGGATTTATGAAAGGCTCGATTGATATGATTTTCCAAACATCAGGGAAATTCTATTTAATTGACTATAAATCTAATTTGTTAGGTACAAAAACAGATGCCTACCATCACAGCAAATTAGCACAAGCGATGGAAAGCGAAGCCTATTATTTACAATACATTATTTACCTCGTTGCCTTACATCGATATTTACAAAACCGCCTGCCTAATTACAACTATGAACAACATATTGGGGGCGTGTACTATCTTTTTCTCCGTGGCATGAACCCAAGCACAGGCGCAAATTATGGGATTTTCCGCGATAAACCCAGCGCGGATTTTATCAATCAGCTTTCTGCTTATTTAGCCTGA
- the leuS gene encoding leucine--tRNA ligase, whose protein sequence is MHPQYSPDNIEAEVKARWETEQVFKTIEKPNQEKFYCLSMFPYPSGRLHMGHVRNYTIGDVISRYQRMLGKNVLQPMGWDAFGLPAENAAIQNKVPPAKWTRENIAYMKKQLQSLGFAYDWDREIATCNPEYYRWEQWFFTQLYKKGLVYKKTSPVNWDPVDNTVLANEQVIDGRGWRSGALVERREIQQWFLKITDYAQELLDGLDELAEKWPEAVRIMQRNWIGRSEGVEIHFSVAQDTLTVYTTRPDTLLGATYVAIAAEHPLAQKAAENNPTLKAFLHDCAQTQTAEAALETMEKLGMDTGLRATHPITGQTIPVWVANFVLMGYGTGAVMSVPAHDQRDYEFAQKYKLPITQVIQATDGSPMPDNMAMTEKGILTNSGEFTGLSSEQAFIKIAEWLEARQLGQRRVNYRLRDWGVSRQRYWGCPIPMIECPHCGTVPVPETDLPVLLPENVEVTGAGSPLKKDPNFYQVKCPTCGADAQRETDTFDTFMESSWYYARYASSDCKTSMLDQRANYWLPVDQYIGGIEHAILHLLYSRFFQRLMRDLGLVKNAEPFSRLLTQGMVIAETFYREGEDGKKHWINPADVDLQLDDKARPLSAVLKTDGLPVIIGNTEKMSKSKNNGVDPQAMIERYGADTVRLFIMFASPPEQSLEWSDAGVEGSHRFLKRLWKQVSDHVEKQPIPTLDTAQLSEAERTLRRHVHETIAKVSDDIGRRYTFNTAIAACMELLNHLSRATDTSQTRAIIQEGLESVVIMLSPIVPFITQKLWEGLGHHDLLVNVPWVKTDESALVRTEVEIVVQVNGKLRSKLTISANADQKTVENLVLNDANVIRFMEGKEAKKVVYIPQKLVNVVVG, encoded by the coding sequence ATGCACCCACAATACAGCCCAGACAACATTGAAGCCGAAGTAAAAGCCCGTTGGGAAACCGAACAAGTTTTTAAAACGATTGAAAAACCCAATCAAGAAAAATTCTACTGCCTCTCAATGTTCCCCTACCCCAGCGGACGGCTACACATGGGGCATGTGCGCAATTACACCATTGGTGACGTTATCAGCCGCTACCAACGCATGTTAGGCAAAAATGTGTTACAACCCATGGGCTGGGACGCATTCGGCTTACCCGCTGAAAATGCCGCGATACAAAACAAAGTCCCCCCCGCCAAATGGACACGCGAAAATATCGCCTACATGAAAAAACAATTGCAAAGTCTAGGCTTTGCCTACGATTGGGACAGAGAAATTGCCACGTGCAACCCCGAATATTATCGCTGGGAACAATGGTTCTTTACTCAATTGTATAAAAAAGGACTGGTTTACAAAAAAACGTCTCCCGTTAATTGGGACCCCGTAGATAACACCGTATTAGCCAATGAACAGGTTATCGACGGACGCGGTTGGCGGTCTGGCGCGCTGGTTGAACGGCGCGAAATCCAACAATGGTTTTTAAAAATCACCGACTACGCCCAAGAACTACTCGACGGCTTAGACGAACTCGCCGAAAAATGGCCCGAAGCCGTGCGCATCATGCAACGCAACTGGATAGGACGCTCCGAAGGCGTAGAAATTCACTTTAGCGTTGCACAAGACACCCTCACTGTTTACACCACCCGCCCCGATACCCTACTCGGAGCGACCTACGTCGCCATCGCCGCAGAACATCCGCTTGCGCAAAAAGCCGCCGAAAACAACCCAACTTTAAAAGCCTTTCTCCACGACTGCGCCCAAACCCAAACTGCCGAAGCCGCCTTAGAAACCATGGAAAAATTAGGCATGGATACAGGCTTACGCGCAACCCACCCCATCACAGGGCAAACAATTCCCGTCTGGGTTGCCAACTTTGTTCTTATGGGCTACGGCACTGGCGCGGTTATGTCCGTCCCTGCACACGACCAACGCGACTACGAATTTGCCCAAAAATACAAGCTACCGATTACACAAGTCATTCAAGCCACTGATGGCAGTCCTATGCCTGACAACATGGCAATGACAGAAAAAGGAATCCTCACCAACTCAGGCGAGTTTACAGGCTTAAGCTCCGAACAAGCCTTTATTAAAATTGCTGAATGGCTAGAAGCCCGCCAACTCGGACAACGGCGCGTCAACTACCGCCTGCGCGACTGGGGCGTATCCCGCCAACGCTACTGGGGCTGTCCCATTCCCATGATAGAATGCCCCCACTGCGGCACAGTCCCCGTACCAGAAACCGACTTACCCGTATTACTCCCTGAAAATGTAGAAGTGACAGGCGCAGGCTCACCCCTGAAAAAAGACCCTAACTTTTACCAAGTCAAATGTCCCACCTGTGGCGCAGATGCTCAACGCGAAACAGATACCTTCGACACCTTCATGGAATCCTCATGGTATTACGCCCGCTACGCCTCTTCTGACTGCAAAACCAGCATGTTAGACCAACGCGCTAACTACTGGCTACCCGTTGACCAATACATCGGCGGTATCGAACATGCCATTCTGCACTTGCTTTACTCTCGATTCTTTCAACGCCTCATGCGTGATTTAGGACTGGTCAAAAATGCCGAACCCTTTAGCCGTCTGCTCACACAAGGCATGGTCATTGCCGAAACCTTCTACCGCGAAGGCGAAGACGGCAAAAAACACTGGATAAACCCCGCCGATGTTGACCTACAACTCGACGACAAAGCCCGCCCCTTAAGCGCGGTTTTAAAAACCGATGGGCTACCCGTGATTATTGGCAACACCGAAAAAATGTCCAAATCCAAAAATAACGGCGTTGACCCCCAAGCCATGATAGAACGCTACGGCGCGGATACGGTGCGCTTATTCATCATGTTTGCCTCCCCGCCAGAACAATCCCTCGAATGGTCAGACGCAGGCGTAGAAGGCTCGCACCGCTTCCTAAAACGTCTCTGGAAACAAGTCAGCGACCACGTCGAAAAACAACCCATTCCCACCCTAGATACCGCTCAATTAAGCGAAGCAGAGCGTACACTACGCCGTCACGTTCATGAAACTATTGCTAAAGTCAGCGACGACATTGGACGACGTTACACCTTCAACACCGCCATTGCTGCCTGCATGGAATTATTAAACCACTTAAGCCGCGCTACGGACACCTCACAAACCCGTGCGATTATTCAAGAAGGTTTAGAATCCGTCGTTATCATGCTCTCGCCAATAGTCCCCTTCATCACCCAAAAACTCTGGGAAGGCTTAGGACATCATGATTTACTAGTTAATGTGCCATGGGTAAAGACTGACGAAAGCGCGTTAGTTCGCACAGAAGTTGAGATAGTCGTACAAGTCAACGGCAAACTGCGGAGTAAACTGACCATTTCCGCCAATGCTGACCAGAAAACCGTTGAAAACTTAGTCTTAAACGACGCAAATGTCATCCGCTTTATGGAAGGAAAAGAAGCGAAAAAAGTGGTTTATATTCCGCAGAAATTGGTGAATGTAGTCGTGGGATAA
- a CDS encoding energy-coupling factor ABC transporter permease: MSFSVDLTAVEWLWLGHILFGLILVRACWQAAWWHLWDNKDIHVFFGTCLIVWMLWLMRAGITSGMEFHILLVTTVTLMFGWQFAVICTSIAQIGVTLMGQAEWGSFSLNVLCNGVIPALVTYAVYWVAYYLFPKHFFIYIYICAFAGGALSMLLSRLAGLSILLLSQTYTMAELGEQPLFIIVMLFPEAFINGALVTLLVVFRPQWIGSFNDDVYLRGK, encoded by the coding sequence ATGAGTTTTTCTGTAGATTTAACTGCCGTAGAATGGTTATGGTTAGGACATATTCTGTTTGGGCTTATTTTAGTCCGTGCTTGTTGGCAAGCGGCGTGGTGGCATTTGTGGGATAACAAGGATATCCATGTTTTTTTTGGAACTTGTTTAATTGTCTGGATGCTTTGGTTAATGCGGGCTGGAATTACATCGGGTATGGAGTTTCATATCTTATTAGTCACAACCGTTACGTTAATGTTTGGTTGGCAATTTGCCGTTATTTGTACCAGCATTGCACAGATAGGCGTGACCTTAATGGGACAAGCGGAATGGGGGAGTTTTTCGCTGAATGTCCTTTGTAATGGTGTGATTCCTGCTTTAGTCACTTATGCCGTGTATTGGGTCGCTTACTATTTATTTCCTAAACATTTTTTTATCTACATTTATATCTGTGCTTTTGCTGGTGGCGCGTTATCGATGTTATTGAGTCGCCTAGCAGGCTTAAGTATTTTATTACTCAGCCAAACTTATACGATGGCTGAATTAGGTGAACAACCTTTATTTATCATTGTTATGTTATTTCCTGAAGCCTTTATTAATGGGGCGTTAGTGACGTTATTAGTCGTTTTTCGTCCACAATGGATAGGCAGTTTTAATGACGATGTTTATTTACGCGGTAAATAG
- a CDS encoding CHAT domain-containing protein, which produces MYRLLWVICLTVGIWTNGYAVVEDWLKNGQQAYQTGQFEEAVQQWELALSALLRDKDDSLTAIDTALQLNYAYQALGLYQSAQATLQKVFDLARQRNDAERYALVLNQLGMLLLANHETSQASELVNESLKLARPLNNPALLAQLLNNAGNVLALQQEYARALETYQESAVFAERSGDNLLLINILNNQIQLYIEQKNKNDAKVLFEKAIQINNKLPNNYDKAFNFITLGQLAQSNGDLLPAYQHYTEALSLAQKLNNNRIAAYAQGYLGELYAKEARYSEAEQLFNRAIFLAQKQSAPDLLYYWQWQKARLFREQGQTEEAIVIYQQAIETVQPIRAVLNNGYRTPSEAARQSVRQIYFELADLLLKKAESTTDTNAHKNYLTHARDTVERLKAAELQDYFQDDCVINAQQTDITSNKPLISHTAILYPIILPERLVLLITLPNDLKQTVVNINEIRLTQEVNDFRNNLVSRTNRRFFIQAQQLYDWLIRPLEADLQANSIDTIVVVPDGILRTIPLAPLFDGKQFLIERYALATTPGINLTDPKQINWQSPNVLLNGLSKGVQDFSPLPNVPEEISKLRQTLSTDQVLQDDSFLLGSLSDKLKTTPYSVIHIASHGQFDADPQKTFLLTFDGKLTIDRLEQLMRLSQWRKEPVELLTLSACQTAVGDDRAALGLAGIAIKAGARSALASLWFVDDRATADLMVTFYQQLQQGHLSRAKALQYAQVQLLKQVASQHPAYWAAFLLIGSWL; this is translated from the coding sequence ATGTATCGATTGCTATGGGTTATATGCTTGACGGTAGGCATTTGGACAAATGGTTATGCCGTTGTTGAGGACTGGTTAAAAAATGGTCAACAAGCCTATCAAACAGGTCAGTTTGAAGAGGCTGTACAACAATGGGAGTTAGCCTTATCTGCTTTATTACGTGATAAAGACGATTCTTTAACCGCTATCGATACCGCGTTACAATTAAACTATGCTTATCAAGCACTAGGACTTTATCAGTCTGCGCAAGCAACATTACAAAAAGTATTTGATTTAGCAAGACAACGTAATGATGCTGAACGTTATGCCCTTGTTTTAAATCAATTAGGAATGTTATTACTCGCAAATCATGAAACATCACAAGCAAGCGAGTTAGTGAATGAAAGCCTTAAATTAGCAAGACCTTTAAACAATCCCGCACTCCTTGCTCAATTATTAAACAATGCAGGCAATGTATTAGCCCTACAGCAAGAATATGCGCGAGCTTTAGAAACCTATCAAGAAAGTGCCGTTTTTGCAGAACGGAGTGGTGATAATCTATTGCTTATCAATATATTAAATAATCAAATTCAACTGTATATTGAACAAAAAAACAAAAATGATGCCAAAGTTCTTTTTGAAAAAGCTATCCAGATTAACAATAAACTCCCCAATAATTACGATAAAGCATTCAATTTCATTACACTAGGGCAACTTGCACAATCCAATGGTGATTTATTACCCGCTTATCAACATTACACAGAAGCCTTAAGCCTTGCGCAAAAATTAAATAATAATCGTATCGCAGCCTATGCACAGGGCTATCTCGGCGAACTCTACGCCAAAGAAGCCCGCTATTCCGAAGCTGAACAATTATTTAATCGCGCCATTTTTCTCGCCCAAAAACAAAGCGCGCCCGATTTACTCTATTATTGGCAATGGCAAAAAGCCCGTTTATTCAGGGAACAAGGGCAAACGGAAGAAGCGATTGTGATTTATCAACAAGCGATTGAAACCGTTCAGCCTATTCGTGCCGTATTAAATAATGGATACCGTACCCCCAGCGAGGCAGCCCGCCAAAGTGTTCGACAAATCTATTTTGAACTCGCCGATTTACTGCTGAAAAAAGCGGAAAGTACAACCGATACTAACGCACACAAAAACTATTTAACCCATGCCCGCGACACTGTGGAACGTTTAAAAGCAGCTGAATTACAAGATTATTTTCAAGACGACTGCGTCATTAACGCACAACAAACTGATATTACTAGCAATAAACCGCTCATTTCTCACACCGCGATTTTATACCCCATTATTTTACCTGAACGTCTTGTCCTGCTTATCACACTACCTAACGACTTAAAACAAACCGTTGTTAATATTAATGAAATACGTTTAACCCAAGAAGTAAACGATTTTCGAAACAATTTAGTTTCGCGGACTAATCGCCGTTTTTTTATTCAAGCGCAACAACTTTATGATTGGCTGATTCGTCCACTAGAAGCAGATTTACAAGCAAACTCGATTGATACCATTGTCGTTGTCCCTGATGGCATTTTACGCACCATCCCGCTTGCGCCACTATTTGATGGCAAACAATTCTTAATTGAACGTTACGCCCTTGCGACAACTCCAGGGATTAACCTCACAGACCCCAAACAAATTAATTGGCAAAGTCCCAACGTATTATTAAACGGCTTATCCAAAGGCGTACAAGACTTTTCTCCCCTGCCCAATGTTCCCGAAGAAATTAGTAAGTTAAGACAAACACTCAGCACTGACCAAGTGTTACAAGATGATTCTTTCTTGCTGGGTTCACTCAGCGATAAACTAAAAACAACCCCTTATTCTGTCATACACATAGCCTCACATGGTCAATTTGATGCTGACCCTCAAAAAACCTTCTTACTCACCTTCGACGGAAAATTGACAATAGACCGTTTAGAACAACTCATGCGTTTAAGTCAATGGCGCAAAGAACCCGTTGAATTATTGACATTAAGTGCTTGTCAAACGGCTGTTGGTGATGACCGTGCTGCTTTAGGGTTAGCAGGGATTGCGATTAAAGCGGGGGCAAGAAGCGCGTTAGCCAGTTTATGGTTTGTGGACGACCGCGCAACGGCGGATTTAATGGTGACGTTCTACCAACAATTACAACAAGGGCATCTCTCTCGTGCAAAAGCCTTACAATACGCCCAAGTTCAGCTTTTAAAGCAAGTTGCTTCACAACATCCTGCTTACTGGGCAGCATTTTTATTAATTGGTAGTTGGTTATAA
- the hypD gene encoding hydrogenase formation protein HypD yields the protein MHTAQEWLEKIRALPLTSPLKIMNVCGGHERAITTAGIRGALPPQIELIPGPGCPVCICPEEDIYAAIQLALQDKVILLAFGDMLRVPVNVSKQEARSLEQAKALGGDIRPIASPMEALQIAEQNPKQAVIFFVAGFETTIAPVAALLAQGVPDNLYFLLSGRLTYPAVAMLLETGQATFQALVAPGHVATVMGANEWTFVVTEHQLPCAVAGFTPESLLAGFYSTIRQYLDKNYFLDNCYPQLVTAQGNTTAKIYLNEKLNIIDANWRGIGIIPRSGFALKESTHDARYHFPDYASESRRRAGEMPAGCDCASVVLGKIYPNQCRLYSTACTPRNPIGPCMVSDEGACRIWWSGGVRTH from the coding sequence ATGCACACCGCCCAAGAATGGTTAGAAAAAATCCGTGCGTTACCATTAACAAGCCCACTCAAAATTATGAATGTCTGTGGCGGACATGAGCGTGCTATCACGACCGCAGGCATTCGCGGGGCATTACCGCCCCAAATAGAATTAATTCCCGGACCAGGTTGTCCTGTCTGCATCTGTCCTGAAGAAGATATTTATGCCGCCATCCAGCTCGCGCTACAAGACAAAGTCATTCTGCTCGCCTTTGGCGATATGTTGCGCGTTCCAGTCAATGTCAGCAAACAAGAAGCGCGGTCTTTAGAACAAGCCAAAGCCCTAGGCGGTGATATTCGTCCCATTGCCTCCCCCATGGAAGCCCTACAGATTGCGGAACAAAATCCTAAACAAGCAGTTATTTTTTTCGTCGCGGGTTTTGAAACAACCATTGCCCCCGTTGCGGCACTACTGGCGCAAGGCGTTCCCGATAATCTCTATTTTCTACTGTCTGGGCGTTTGACTTATCCCGCAGTTGCCATGCTACTAGAAACAGGACAAGCCACGTTTCAAGCTCTCGTCGCACCAGGACATGTTGCAACAGTGATGGGGGCGAATGAATGGACGTTTGTTGTCACTGAACATCAACTCCCTTGTGCGGTGGCAGGCTTTACACCTGAAAGTTTGCTCGCAGGTTTTTACTCAACGATACGCCAATATTTAGATAAAAATTACTTCTTAGACAACTGTTATCCGCAATTAGTTACCGCACAAGGCAATACGACAGCAAAAATCTATCTAAATGAAAAATTAAATATTATTGATGCAAATTGGCGCGGAATCGGCATTATTCCCCGCTCAGGCTTCGCGCTGAAAGAATCAACACATGATGCCCGTTATCATTTTCCTGACTATGCGAGTGAATCCCGTCGACGCGCGGGAGAAATGCCCGCAGGCTGTGATTGTGCGAGCGTTGTTTTAGGAAAAATTTATCCGAATCAATGCCGTTTATACAGCACTGCTTGCACGCCAAGAAACCCGATAGGACCCTGTATGGTTTCAGATGAAGGAGCTTGTCGCATTTGGTGGTCTGGCGGGGTACGCACACATTAG